The DNA sequence GCGAGCACTGCTCCCCCTCACCCTGCCCTCTCCCCCATTGGGGGAGAGGGATTTGAAGGAAGCTCATCCCTCTCCCCCGTCGCGGGGGAGAGGGTAGGGTGAGGTGGCCGTACGATGGGAATGATCCGTTCATAGTTACCAGTAATGAGGAGACAACGATGAGCGCACGCCGTCCGCCCGCAAAAGCTTCGAGAGCCGCCGCGGCGACCAGCAAGCCGAAGAAGTCTGGAAGCCCCTACGGCTACCCTTTCTGGGACTGGGTCGCGAAGGAGGATCCCGAGTATGTCAGCGCCAGGCAGCCGTTGAGCGACCTGTCGATCGGGGAAGGCAAGGAGCTCTCCGTCAAGCACCGCGAGATGGTCATCATCGGAATCCTCGCCTTTCGCGGCCGGCAGGAAGGGGTCGTGGCCCACATGCGCCGGGCCATCGCGCACGGCGCGACCAAGCGCGAGCTGCTCGAGGCCATCCAATCCGCCGCGGTCCCGGGCGGGGGACCGACGTTCAGTAGCGGCGCGCAAGCTCTCATGAAGCTCGATCTGGAAGGGGCATTCGGGAAGACCTGATCATGAGCGAGACCACCGGCTCGTCGTTGCCGCTCGAGGGCATCAAGGTCGTCGAGGTCGCGCAGGCCCTCGCCGGTCCCTTTGCCGGCGAGATCCTCGCCCACATGGGCGCCGATGTCGTGAAGGTCGAGCGCCCCGAGGGCGACGAGGCGCGCGGCTGGGGTCCGCCCTTCACTCTGGGCGGCGGCGCGACGTTCCACGCTGTCAACATGAACAAGCGCTCGATCGTCCTCGACCTGAAAGACCCGCGCGCCATCGCGTGGCTCAAGGAGTACGTGACCCACGCCGACGTGCTCGTGCAGAATCTTCGCCCGGGCGTCATCGAGGAGCTCGGGCTCGGCCCCGACGTGCTGCTCGAGCTCAACCCTCGGTTGATCTTCTGCTCCCTGTGGGCCTTCGGAAACGGCGGGCCGCGCCGGCTGCGCCCGGGCTACGAGCCGATGGTGCAGGCCTTCGCGGGGCTGTTCAGCGTGAATGGCGGCGAGGAAGATCCGCCGTCGCGCTTCGGGGCGCCCGTGCTGGACCTCGGCACGGGCATGTGGGCGGCCATGGGCGTGCTCGCCGCGCTCCACCGGCGCGCGCGTACCGGCCGCGGCGGGGTGGTCGACGCCTCGCTCTTCGAGACGGCGCTGGGCTGGCTCACCGGACACATCGCCGGCTACAAGTTCACCGGTGATCTGCCGTCACGCGAGCGGACGGGCTCCCGGCGCCTCGTGCCCTTCCAGGGCTTTCAGACGAAGAACGGGACGGTGGTCATCGCCGCCGGCAACGACCGCCTCTTCGCGAAGCTCGTGGCTGCCCTCGGCTATCCCGAGTGGGCCACCGACGCGCGCTTCGCCAAGAATGCCCAGCGCCGCGCCAATCGCGAAGAGCTGATCGTGGAGATGGAGCGCGTCCTGACCACGCGCACCAAGGGCGAGTGGATCGACATCCTCGAGGAGGCGGGCGTGCCGTGCGCGCCCATCCAGGACCTCCGCGAGATGCTCGCCGAGCCGCAGACGGCGGCGCTGGGATTGCTCCAGCATGTCCCAGAGCTCGATCTCGACCTGATGAGTCTGCCCGTCTCGTTCGACGGGCGGCGGCCTCCCGTTCGCCGCCGCGCTCCCACGCTGGGCGAGCACACCAAAGACATCGTCGACCTGCCTCCCGCCACGAGCTGAGACGTCGATTGATCCTCGTGGATCACGCGACGAGGACCTTCGACACGCCCACCGGTGATTTCACCGCGGTGCGCGACGTCAGCTTCAACGTCGCGCCCGGACGCTTCGTGAGCCTGGTCGGTCCGTCGGGATGCGGCAAGACCACGCTGCTCGGGATGATCGCCGGGCTCGTGCCCCTGAGCGAGGGGCGCGTCGTCCTCGGCAGCCGGCCCGTGGCGGGCGGGGTGCCGCCGGACATCGGCTATCTCTTCCAGCGCGATGCCCTCTTGCCGTGGAAGACGGCGCTCCAGAACGTGGCGCTGCCCCTCACGATCCGCGGCCGGCCCGCTGCGGAGGCCCGGTCGAAGGCCGTCGAGTGGATGCACCGCGTGGGCCTGGCGGGGTTCGAGGGCTACTACCCGCACCAGCTCTCGGGCGGCATGCGCAAGCGCGTCTCCCTGGCCACCACCCTGATCTACGGGCCCGCCGTCCTCCTCATGGACGAGCCCTTCAGCGCGCTGGACATCCAGACGCGCAACATGATGGAGAACGAGCTGCTGGACCTCTGGGCGGAGACGCGCAACACGGTGCTCTTCGTCACCCACGACCTCGAGGAGGCCATTGCGCTCTCCGACGAGGTGATCGTGCTCACGGCCGGGCCGGGACAGATCAAGGCCAGCTATCCCATCCCCATCACGCGGCCGCGCAATGTCATCGAGATCCGCTTCCGGGAAGAGTTCACTCGGCTCTACGAGCAGATCTGGAATGACCTCCGAGATGAAGTCCAGCAAAGCTACGCGCGCTCGACTCGGCTCTGACCGGGCCCGCCGCCTGGCCAGCCGTTTCGTGCTGCTCGTGATCCTCCTCGGGGGCTGGGAGGTGGGCGCGCGGACCCGCGTCATCGATCCGTACTTCGTGAGCCTGCCTTCCGAGATCTCGCGGACCATCGGGGGCTGGATCGCCAGCGGCTTCATCTACGTCCATCTGTGGGCCACCATCCAGGAGGCGGTCATCGGTCTCGCCCTCGGGATCGTGGGCGGAGTGCTCGTGGGCGTGCTCTTCGCGTTCTCGCCGTTTCTCGCCGAGCTCTTCCAGCCGCTGATGGTAGTCTTCAATGCCATGCCGCGGATCGCCCTCGCCCCGCTCTTCATCGTGTGGCTCGGGATCGGGCTTGCCTCCAAGGTCGCCATGGTCGTGAGCCTCGTCTTCTTCATCATCTTCTTCAGCACCTATGCCGGGCTTCGCGAAGTTGACGTGAACCTGATCAACCACGTGCGGGTCATGGGCGGCAGCCGCGGCGATCTCGTGCGCCACGTGCTCTTCCCCTCGGCGCTCACGTGGATCTTCGCGAGCCTGCGCACGTGCGTGGGATTCGCGGTGATCGGGGCCATCCTGGGCGAGTACCTCGGGGCCGATCGCGGCATCGGCTGGATCGTCCAGTACGGCGAGTCCCTGTTCAATTCGAACATGGTTCTCTCCGGACTGATCGTGCTCATGGCCTTCGTGGCCGTCCTGGACGCCTCGCTCGGCTGGCTCGAGCAGCGGTTCTCTCACTGGAAGCAAAAACCCTTGTGATGCAGGCTGCTGCTGCCGCGCGAAAGTATCCCTCTCCCCCATCGGGGGAGAGGGCAGGGTGAGGGGGCAAGCGG is a window from the Candidatus Methylomirabilota bacterium genome containing:
- a CDS encoding ABC transporter permease, coding for MTSEMKSSKATRARLGSDRARRLASRFVLLVILLGGWEVGARTRVIDPYFVSLPSEISRTIGGWIASGFIYVHLWATIQEAVIGLALGIVGGVLVGVLFAFSPFLAELFQPLMVVFNAMPRIALAPLFIVWLGIGLASKVAMVVSLVFFIIFFSTYAGLREVDVNLINHVRVMGGSRGDLVRHVLFPSALTWIFASLRTCVGFAVIGAILGEYLGADRGIGWIVQYGESLFNSNMVLSGLIVLMAFVAVLDASLGWLEQRFSHWKQKPL
- a CDS encoding carboxymuconolactone decarboxylase family protein, producing the protein MSARRPPAKASRAAAATSKPKKSGSPYGYPFWDWVAKEDPEYVSARQPLSDLSIGEGKELSVKHREMVIIGILAFRGRQEGVVAHMRRAIAHGATKRELLEAIQSAAVPGGGPTFSSGAQALMKLDLEGAFGKT
- a CDS encoding ABC transporter ATP-binding protein → MILVDHATRTFDTPTGDFTAVRDVSFNVAPGRFVSLVGPSGCGKTTLLGMIAGLVPLSEGRVVLGSRPVAGGVPPDIGYLFQRDALLPWKTALQNVALPLTIRGRPAAEARSKAVEWMHRVGLAGFEGYYPHQLSGGMRKRVSLATTLIYGPAVLLMDEPFSALDIQTRNMMENELLDLWAETRNTVLFVTHDLEEAIALSDEVIVLTAGPGQIKASYPIPITRPRNVIEIRFREEFTRLYEQIWNDLRDEVQQSYARSTRL
- a CDS encoding CoA transferase, with product MSETTGSSLPLEGIKVVEVAQALAGPFAGEILAHMGADVVKVERPEGDEARGWGPPFTLGGGATFHAVNMNKRSIVLDLKDPRAIAWLKEYVTHADVLVQNLRPGVIEELGLGPDVLLELNPRLIFCSLWAFGNGGPRRLRPGYEPMVQAFAGLFSVNGGEEDPPSRFGAPVLDLGTGMWAAMGVLAALHRRARTGRGGVVDASLFETALGWLTGHIAGYKFTGDLPSRERTGSRRLVPFQGFQTKNGTVVIAAGNDRLFAKLVAALGYPEWATDARFAKNAQRRANREELIVEMERVLTTRTKGEWIDILEEAGVPCAPIQDLREMLAEPQTAALGLLQHVPELDLDLMSLPVSFDGRRPPVRRRAPTLGEHTKDIVDLPPATS